One genomic window of Arcobacter lacus includes the following:
- a CDS encoding lysozyme inhibitor LprI family protein codes for MKQISIILIFFVNLIYAQNIEFYSPSFDCKNVKKDSIEYKICIDEILSLQDSILTNIYNSLIKLRKLNINKLKYEQKIWLINRNQCKDYKCIKMSYEERIKQLNYIYELFIKNDFLALERINISNPDEEQNNITLKYSFICKPNKDLPIIARDKDFYFIEELSNYQDRNFVFFVKNTFIDEISNEQILKGTLIFDGGETYQPTAIEFFIYSKNWDCKLETSKY; via the coding sequence ATGAAACAAATATCTATAATTTTAATATTTTTTGTTAATTTAATATATGCGCAAAATATAGAATTTTATAGTCCAAGTTTTGATTGTAAGAATGTAAAAAAAGATAGTATTGAATATAAGATTTGTATTGATGAAATACTATCTTTGCAAGACTCAATTTTGACAAATATATATAATTCTTTAATTAAACTAAGAAAGCTAAATATAAATAAATTAAAATATGAACAAAAAATTTGGTTAATAAATAGAAATCAATGTAAAGATTATAAATGTATAAAAATGTCTTATGAAGAGAGAATAAAACAGCTCAATTATATTTATGAACTATTTATTAAAAACGATTTTCTTGCACTGGAAAGAATAAATATATCTAATCCAGATGAAGAACAAAATAATATTACTTTAAAATATAGTTTTATTTGTAAACCTAATAAAGATTTACCAATAATTGCAAGAGATAAAGACTTTTATTTTATAGAAGAGTTAAGTAATTATCAAGATAGAAATTTTGTTTTTTTTGTAAAAAATACTTTTATTGATGAAATATCAAATGAGCAAATATTAAAAGGAACTCTTATATTCGATGGTGGAGAGACTTATCAACCAACTGCAATAGAATTTTTTATATATAGCAAAAATTGGGATTGTAAATTAGAAACTTCTAAATATTAA
- the sppA gene encoding signal peptide peptidase SppA codes for MFEFFRKLFSPVIAILDFITKYFKTIVFLTIIYVVFFNSDEERITTKSTANLQKIELVGPIIDVSKTLENIEKAKTDTNIKGVLFVVDSPGGAVAPSVEVAYAIKELKQIKPVVVYASGVIASGSYYASIWADKIIANPGSMVGSIGVIMQGVNTKELMDKIGIQTQTVKAGKYKESGTPTRKWTEFEEKQLQSVIDDTYNMFITDVATARNLDIKNYTSFADAKIFTSKQAKDVGLVDEVANITVAQKTLAELSKVENPVWKKEDKFEKFMDKLVSEAVSQISMNFVTGLKAY; via the coding sequence ATGTTTGAGTTTTTTAGAAAACTGTTTTCACCAGTTATAGCAATATTGGATTTTATAACTAAATATTTTAAGACAATAGTTTTTCTAACTATTATTTATGTGGTGTTTTTTAATTCTGATGAAGAAAGAATAACTACTAAAAGTACTGCAAATTTGCAAAAAATAGAGTTAGTTGGTCCAATAATAGATGTATCTAAAACTTTGGAAAATATAGAAAAAGCAAAAACTGATACAAATATAAAAGGCGTTTTATTTGTTGTTGATAGTCCTGGTGGGGCAGTTGCTCCTTCAGTTGAAGTAGCTTACGCTATAAAAGAGTTAAAGCAGATTAAACCAGTAGTTGTTTATGCAAGTGGAGTAATAGCAAGTGGAAGTTACTACGCTTCTATTTGGGCAGATAAAATTATCGCAAATCCTGGAAGTATGGTTGGTTCTATTGGTGTTATTATGCAAGGAGTAAATACTAAAGAGCTTATGGATAAAATCGGAATCCAAACACAAACAGTAAAAGCTGGAAAATATAAAGAATCAGGAACTCCAACACGAAAATGGACAGAGTTTGAAGAAAAACAACTTCAAAGTGTGATAGATGATACTTATAATATGTTTATAACTGATGTTGCAACTGCAAGAAATCTTGATATAAAAAATTATACTTCATTTGCTGATGCAAAAATCTTCACTTCAAAACAAGCAAAAGATGTAGGTTTAGTAGATGAGGTTGCAAATATCACAGTTGCTCAAAAAACTTTGGCAGAGTTATCAAAAGTTGAAAATCCTGTTTGGAAAAAAGAGGATAAATTTGAGAAATTTATGGATAAACTTGTAAGTGAAGCTGTTTCTCAAATAAGTATGAATTTCGTAACTGGATTGAAAGCTTATTGA
- a CDS encoding Opr family porin — protein sequence MKRLSLITCGLVLSSSFVFANEVKTFDDAFKNGKASGSLSLYGKSVDPKNDKGLDEKDYGYLNGNAAIGFETASLYGFSAKAEFKGNLDLGEVHNNDRDYAPFENDGLMTEAYLKYANESFFVSAGRQAIDLEWLSDYHEAVVAGITAVPDTTIVLGWTKRKAESTSELSEDFWKINENKGAYVADIKYAGFEGVELNPYYYSAPDLADWYGLKTTFNTDYFGIVAHYAASNEDVQDVEDGSIAHLELNTEIDGFTAAVGYIKTDKDGGTGTMAAAGDNISPFEDGNYNYGLDAKTVYGSLGYTIADVTFGALYGQTDYDYDTTVKNLKEKELNLSVGYAFTESLSTSVLYVNVDADSNEPDYSDYDKWIATIEYTF from the coding sequence ATGAAAAGATTAAGTTTAATTACTTGTGGATTAGTTTTAAGTTCTTCATTTGTATTTGCAAATGAAGTAAAAACTTTTGATGATGCTTTTAAAAATGGAAAAGCATCTGGAAGTTTAAGTTTATATGGAAAAAGTGTTGATCCAAAAAATGATAAAGGTCTTGATGAAAAAGATTATGGTTATTTAAATGGTAATGCAGCTATTGGTTTTGAAACAGCTTCTTTATATGGATTTAGTGCAAAAGCTGAATTTAAAGGAAATTTAGATTTAGGTGAAGTGCATAATAATGATAGAGATTATGCTCCATTTGAAAATGATGGATTAATGACAGAAGCATATTTAAAATATGCTAATGAATCATTTTTTGTAAGTGCTGGTAGACAAGCTATTGATTTAGAATGGTTAAGTGATTACCATGAGGCTGTTGTTGCTGGAATTACAGCAGTTCCTGATACAACAATAGTATTAGGGTGGACAAAAAGAAAAGCTGAATCAACATCTGAATTAAGTGAAGATTTTTGGAAAATTAATGAAAATAAAGGTGCTTATGTAGCTGATATTAAATATGCAGGATTTGAAGGTGTTGAATTAAATCCTTACTATTATTCAGCTCCAGATTTAGCTGATTGGTATGGTTTAAAAACTACATTTAATACAGATTATTTTGGTATAGTTGCTCATTATGCAGCTTCAAATGAAGATGTTCAAGATGTTGAAGATGGTTCTATTGCACATCTTGAATTAAATACTGAAATAGATGGATTTACTGCGGCTGTTGGATATATCAAAACTGATAAAGACGGTGGAACAGGAACTATGGCTGCGGCAGGTGATAACATCTCTCCATTTGAAGATGGAAATTATAACTACGGTTTAGATGCTAAAACTGTATATGGAAGCTTAGGATATACAATAGCTGATGTTACTTTCGGAGCATTATATGGACAAACTGATTATGATTACGATACAACTGTTAAAAATTTAAAAGAAAAAGAGTTGAATCTATCTGTAGGATATGCATTTACTGAATCTTTAAGTACTTCAGTATTATATGTAAATGTTGATGCAGATTCTAATGAGCCAGATTATAGTGATTATGATAAATGGATTGCAACTATAGAATATACATTCTAA
- the aroQ gene encoding type II 3-dehydroquinate dehydratase, with protein sequence MKIAVIQGPNLNMLGIREQHIYGNMSLEQIHQQLQTAAEQNGVELEFFQSNFEGEIVDRVQECLGTVDGIMINPAAYSHTSIAIKDALSAVNMPVVEVHISNIYKREEFRQKSITAGASTGVISGFGAFGYHMGLIALMQMINELKAIAQARNAQIQAQTEENK encoded by the coding sequence ATGAAAATTGCGGTAATTCAAGGACCAAACTTAAATATGTTAGGAATTAGAGAACAACATATTTATGGAAATATGAGTTTAGAACAAATTCATCAACAACTTCAAACAGCAGCAGAACAAAATGGAGTTGAATTAGAATTTTTCCAATCAAATTTTGAGGGTGAAATCGTAGATAGAGTTCAAGAATGTTTAGGAACAGTTGATGGAATTATGATAAATCCAGCGGCTTATTCTCATACTTCAATTGCTATAAAAGATGCTTTAAGTGCAGTTAATATGCCAGTTGTTGAAGTACATATTTCAAATATTTATAAAAGAGAAGAGTTTAGACAAAAATCAATTACTGCAGGTGCAAGTACAGGAGTTATTTCTGGATTTGGTGCATTTGGTTATCATATGGGATTAATCGCTTTAATGCAAATGATAAATGAATTAAAAGCTATTGCACAAGCTAGAAATGCGCAAATTCAAGCTCAAACAGAAGAAAACAAATAA
- a CDS encoding M24 family metallopeptidase, which translates to MKNFILKNENAIYFECKFSCDNVIFINLEKDKYFITDARYTTEAKEYAKKCEVIESSNLIETAKEILKKNKVKKIVFDPNDFSFASYTKLTENLKTQFIQKENFSKLKRIIKSDKEITLLKKAAVAGREGFKELAKYIRKNGFNQTEQFLYFKAFEKMSQTGKLDISFEPIVAINENAAKPHALPTSKKLKLHDLLLVDAGIKYKRYCSDRTCTSHVDFENFNFKREQKFKNPKHQKVYDIVLKAQLNAITNARSGMKASEIDKLTRDVIEKAGFGKYFIHSTGHGVGLDIHEFPNINSKSDVIIEDNMVFTIEPGIYLPNEFGVRIEDTVVMRNGKAVIL; encoded by the coding sequence GTGAAAAATTTTATTTTAAAAAATGAGAATGCTATATATTTTGAGTGTAAATTTTCTTGCGACAATGTAATTTTTATAAACCTAGAAAAAGATAAATATTTTATTACAGATGCAAGATATACAACAGAAGCAAAAGAGTATGCAAAAAAATGTGAAGTTATTGAATCTTCAAATCTAATAGAAACAGCAAAAGAGATTTTAAAAAAGAATAAAGTTAAAAAAATCGTATTTGATCCAAATGATTTTAGTTTTGCTTCATATACAAAATTAACTGAAAATTTAAAAACGCAGTTTATACAAAAAGAGAACTTTTCAAAACTAAAAAGAATCATAAAAAGTGATAAAGAGATAACTTTACTTAAAAAGGCAGCTGTTGCTGGACGTGAAGGTTTCAAAGAACTTGCAAAATATATAAGAAAAAATGGTTTTAATCAGACTGAGCAATTTTTATATTTTAAAGCTTTTGAAAAGATGAGCCAAACTGGAAAACTAGATATTTCTTTTGAGCCAATAGTTGCAATAAATGAAAATGCGGCAAAACCTCACGCACTTCCAACTTCAAAAAAATTAAAACTTCATGATTTATTATTGGTTGATGCAGGAATAAAATATAAAAGATATTGTTCAGATAGAACTTGTACAAGTCATGTTGATTTTGAAAATTTCAATTTTAAAAGAGAGCAAAAGTTTAAAAATCCTAAACATCAAAAAGTCTATGATATTGTTTTAAAAGCTCAACTAAATGCTATTACAAATGCTAGAAGTGGTATGAAAGCAAGTGAAATTGACAAATTAACTAGAGATGTTATAGAAAAAGCTGGTTTTGGAAAATATTTTATTCACAGTACTGGTCATGGTGTTGGTCTTGATATTCACGAGTTTCCAAATATAAATTCAAAATCTGATGTAATAATTGAAGATAATATGGTATTTACAATAGAACCTGGGATTTATCTTCCAAATGAATTTGGAGTTAGAATAGAAGATACAGTTGTAATGCGAAATGGTAAAGCTGTAATACTTTAA
- the folK gene encoding 2-amino-4-hydroxy-6-hydroxymethyldihydropteridine diphosphokinase — MKKKLSPTLTLFYYSNFPKKFNNSSKKKYCVTIGIGGNIGNTKKIFDKLILCLKKDVRFTLLMTSPLLKNPPFGFLEQSDFLNGIIRLKTNLCPNAFLKAMQRYEKKFGRKRSFQDAPRTLDIDIIFFDDKKIDTKNLIIPHKNWANRESVIIPLKHMQNN, encoded by the coding sequence TTGAAAAAGAAATTGAGCCCAACTTTAACACTTTTTTATTATTCTAATTTTCCTAAAAAATTCAATAATTCTTCAAAAAAGAAATATTGTGTAACAATCGGTATTGGTGGAAATATTGGAAATACAAAAAAAATATTTGATAAATTAATCTTATGTTTAAAAAAAGATGTAAGATTTACTTTACTTATGACTTCACCACTTCTTAAAAATCCTCCTTTTGGATTTTTGGAACAAAGTGATTTTTTAAATGGTATAATTCGCCTCAAAACAAATCTTTGTCCTAATGCTTTTTTAAAAGCAATGCAAAGATATGAAAAGAAATTCGGAAGAAAGCGATCCTTTCAAGATGCGCCTAGAACCTTAGATATAGATATTATATTTTTTGATGATAAGAAAATAGATACAAAAAATCTTATTATCCCTCACAAAAATTGGGCAAATAGAGAGTCAGTGATTATTCCTTTAAAACATATGCAAAACAACTAA
- a CDS encoding acetate/propionate family kinase, producing the protein MLVFVLNAGSSSLKYQLMNPVIKKVLATGLCERIGIDGVLKHEYGENGQKLTLNVPMPTHKEAIEAVLTTLTAGEGKVINSINDIDAIGHRTVHGGEEFSGSVMITPEVIDTMKKLSPLAPLHNPANILGIEICQQLMPGKPNVGVFDTAFHQTMPDYAYMYALPYEMYTKHGIRKYGFHGTSHFFVSNEARGMLDKKYNTRIIVCHLGNGSSVSAVLNGRCIDTSMGLTPIQGLMMGTRSGDVGAGALQYMMSQENLTIDQAIDIMNKKSGILGISGKSSDLREVLQGMQDGDERCRLAVDMVAYNIKKYVGSYVAALDGIDALCFTGGIGENAALIREKVCAGLDSMGLVIDPVKNNKRSNVARDIATNGSASRIFVIPTNEEYVIANDTYKIVSGQANTCQ; encoded by the coding sequence ATGTTAGTATTCGTTTTAAATGCGGGGAGTTCATCATTAAAATACCAATTAATGAATCCAGTTATTAAAAAAGTTCTTGCAACAGGATTATGTGAAAGAATCGGGATTGATGGTGTTTTAAAACATGAATATGGTGAAAATGGACAAAAATTAACTTTAAATGTTCCAATGCCAACTCACAAAGAAGCTATCGAAGCTGTTTTAACAACTTTAACTGCTGGTGAAGGAAAAGTTATTAATTCAATAAATGATATTGATGCAATCGGACATAGAACAGTTCATGGTGGAGAAGAATTTTCAGGTTCAGTAATGATTACTCCAGAAGTAATTGATACTATGAAAAAATTATCACCATTAGCACCTTTACATAATCCTGCAAATATCTTAGGTATTGAAATTTGCCAACAATTAATGCCAGGGAAACCAAATGTTGGTGTATTTGATACAGCATTCCACCAAACTATGCCTGATTATGCTTATATGTATGCTTTACCATATGAAATGTACACTAAACATGGTATTAGAAAATATGGTTTCCATGGAACAAGTCACTTTTTTGTTTCAAATGAAGCTAGAGGAATGTTAGATAAAAAATATAATACTAGAATTATTGTTTGTCACTTAGGTAATGGTTCTTCTGTTAGTGCTGTTTTAAATGGAAGATGTATTGACACTTCTATGGGACTTACTCCTATTCAAGGTCTAATGATGGGAACAAGAAGTGGAGATGTAGGAGCAGGAGCATTACAATATATGATGAGCCAAGAAAATCTTACTATTGACCAAGCTATAGATATCATGAATAAAAAATCTGGTATTTTAGGAATTTCTGGAAAATCTTCTGATTTAAGAGAAGTTTTACAAGGTATGCAAGATGGTGATGAAAGATGTAGATTAGCAGTTGATATGGTTGCTTATAACATCAAAAAATATGTAGGTTCTTATGTTGCAGCACTTGATGGTATCGATGCTCTTTGCTTTACAGGTGGAATTGGTGAAAATGCAGCACTAATTAGAGAAAAAGTTTGTGCAGGACTTGACTCTATGGGACTTGTAATCGACCCAGTTAAAAATAATAAAAGATCAAATGTTGCAAGAGATATTGCTACAAATGGCTCTGCTTCAAGAATCTTTGTTATTCCTACAAATGAAGAATATGTTATTGCAAATGATACTTATAAAATCGTTTCAGGACAAGCTAATACTTGCCAATAA
- the mnmA gene encoding tRNA 2-thiouridine(34) synthase MnmA, translated as MNKNKKIVVGMSGGVDSSVTALLLKQQGYDVVGLFMRNWEYGIKGSQCPNRIEFEDAKKVGALIGIEVRGKDFVKEYRDRVFDVFLEGLKQGLTPNPDILCNKEIKFNVFLNEAKSMGADMIATGHYAKIAKYKDHFVLDTPKDNTKDQSYFLHALSSEQLSHAMFPLGDLTKKEVREIARAHNLPVSDKKDSTGICFIGNQKFDEFITQHLQAIPGDILDENGKVIGKHKGLVCYTLGQRKGIGLGGIKGNESENNTHKPWFVASKDVVNNTLTIVQDTNHPLLMSKTVEASHMHWVLEEAPKVGDKLMAQVRYRQQKQACTVVEANEEKVVVEFDRPQRAVTLGQSLVLYSGDYCLGGGFISFYK; from the coding sequence ATGAACAAAAATAAAAAAATTGTTGTAGGAATGTCAGGTGGAGTTGATTCATCTGTTACTGCGTTATTGTTAAAACAACAAGGATATGATGTTGTTGGACTATTTATGCGTAACTGGGAGTATGGAATTAAAGGTAGCCAATGTCCTAATCGTATAGAATTTGAAGATGCTAAAAAAGTTGGTGCATTAATAGGAATTGAAGTAAGAGGAAAAGACTTCGTAAAAGAGTACAGAGATAGAGTTTTTGATGTATTTTTAGAAGGTTTAAAGCAAGGTCTAACACCAAATCCTGATATTTTATGTAACAAAGAAATAAAATTTAATGTATTTTTAAATGAAGCAAAAAGTATGGGTGCAGATATGATTGCAACTGGACATTATGCAAAAATTGCAAAATACAAAGATCATTTTGTATTAGACACTCCAAAAGATAATACAAAAGACCAAAGTTATTTTTTACACGCATTATCAAGTGAACAATTATCACATGCTATGTTTCCACTTGGAGATTTAACAAAAAAAGAAGTTAGAGAAATAGCAAGAGCTCATAATCTTCCAGTTAGTGATAAAAAAGATAGTACAGGAATTTGTTTTATTGGAAATCAAAAATTTGATGAATTTATTACTCAACACTTACAAGCAATTCCAGGTGATATTTTAGATGAAAATGGAAAAGTTATAGGAAAGCACAAAGGTCTTGTTTGTTATACATTAGGTCAACGAAAAGGTATTGGTCTTGGTGGTATTAAAGGCAATGAAAGTGAAAATAATACACACAAACCTTGGTTTGTAGCTTCTAAAGATGTAGTAAATAATACCTTAACTATTGTTCAAGATACAAATCATCCACTACTTATGAGTAAAACGGTAGAAGCAAGCCATATGCATTGGGTACTTGAAGAAGCACCAAAAGTTGGTGATAAATTAATGGCACAAGTTAGATATAGACAACAAAAACAAGCTTGTACAGTGGTTGAAGCAAATGAGGAAAAAGTAGTAGTTGAGTTTGATCGTCCTCAAAGAGCTGTAACATTAGGACAAAGTCTTGTTTTATATTCAGGTGATTACTGTCTTGGTGGTGGCTTTATAAGTTTCTACAAATAA
- the mqnF gene encoding aminofutalosine deaminase family hydrolase, translated as MKAISASYVVTCDENNRIIKDGAVVFSDKIVEINTLFEIKNKYPNLEIKELEENSILMPGLVNSHIHLEFSANTTTLKYGNFYSWLNSVIKHREDLINKATNELISTKLNKIKKTGTTTIGAISSYSFDMEACIKSPINTVFFCEVIGSKADMVDTLFADFRSRLNNAKKFASKNFIPAIAIHSPYSVHPFLVREALNVARDENLAVSSHFLESQEEFEWLHKDEGSFLEFFKNFLNQEKATSKPMEFLGLFSKVKNLSFTHCVEASDDDLEKIKDLGASINHCVTSNRLLNNTKLDLDKLKDIPFTIGTDGLSSNNSLSMFDELRNALMAHYDKNVVEFSKTLLKAATFNGSRALGLNKGVLKESFDADMISFKLPNKIEDINDICMQIILHTKFVDDVIIGGEYV; from the coding sequence ATGAAAGCAATAAGTGCTTCTTATGTAGTAACTTGCGATGAAAATAACAGAATCATAAAAGATGGTGCTGTTGTTTTTAGTGATAAAATTGTAGAAATCAATACTCTTTTTGAAATAAAAAATAAATATCCCAATTTAGAGATAAAAGAACTCGAAGAAAACTCTATATTGATGCCAGGACTTGTAAACTCTCATATTCACTTGGAATTTAGTGCAAATACAACAACACTTAAATATGGTAATTTTTATTCATGGTTAAATTCAGTTATAAAACATAGAGAAGATTTGATAAATAAAGCTACAAATGAACTAATCTCAACAAAATTAAATAAAATAAAAAAGACTGGAACTACAACAATTGGAGCAATTTCATCATATTCATTTGATATGGAAGCTTGTATAAAATCTCCAATTAATACAGTTTTCTTTTGTGAGGTTATTGGTTCAAAAGCTGATATGGTTGATACACTTTTTGCTGATTTTAGAAGTAGATTAAATAATGCAAAAAAATTTGCATCAAAAAACTTTATTCCTGCAATTGCAATACACTCTCCATATTCTGTTCATCCTTTTTTAGTAAGAGAAGCTTTAAATGTAGCAAGAGATGAAAACTTAGCTGTTAGTTCTCACTTTTTAGAATCACAAGAAGAGTTTGAGTGGTTGCATAAAGATGAAGGTTCATTTTTGGAATTTTTTAAAAACTTTTTAAATCAAGAAAAAGCTACTTCAAAACCTATGGAATTTTTAGGTCTGTTTTCAAAAGTTAAAAATTTATCTTTTACTCATTGCGTTGAAGCAAGTGATGATGATTTAGAAAAAATAAAAGATTTGGGTGCAAGTATAAATCATTGTGTTACTTCAAATAGGCTTTTAAATAATACAAAACTAGATTTAGATAAATTAAAAGATATTCCTTTTACTATTGGAACTGATGGTCTTAGTTCAAATAACTCTTTGTCTATGTTTGATGAGTTAAGAAATGCTTTGATGGCTCATTATGATAAAAATGTTGTAGAGTTTTCAAAAACACTTTTAAAAGCTGCAACTTTTAATGGAAGTAGGGCATTGGGACTAAATAAAGGTGTATTAAAAGAGAGTTTTGATGCTGATATGATAAGTTTCAAATTACCAAATAAAATAGAAGATATAAATGATATTTGTATGCAAATAATACTACATACAAAATTTGTTGATGATGTAATTATAGGAGGAGAGTATGTTTGA
- the pta gene encoding phosphate acetyltransferase: MGLIETIKEKAKLKLRTIVLPEPEDERVLKATEQVLKDKTANVVLIGNADTIKADAAKHGANIDGATIVDPKKFDNINKYIDELVELRKNKNLSRDEATEIMLNEPRFFGCMMVRLGDADGLVAGSNSPTADVLKAAIQVIKTAPGINTVSSTFIMETADGKFGDNGLILFADCAVIPEPNAEQLADIACATAATAASVVGLDPRVAMLSFSTKGSAAHPLVDKVQFACDILNERNVNFSFDGELQADAAIVESIGAKKAPGSKVAGKANILVFPDLQSGNIGYKLVQRFAGAEAHGPIVQGLNKPVNDLSRGCSVEDIANLVAITATQIK; the protein is encoded by the coding sequence ATGGGTTTAATTGAAACTATTAAAGAAAAAGCAAAATTAAAATTAAGAACTATCGTTCTTCCTGAACCGGAAGATGAAAGAGTTTTAAAAGCTACTGAGCAAGTTTTAAAAGATAAAACTGCAAACGTTGTTTTAATTGGAAATGCTGATACTATAAAAGCAGATGCTGCTAAACATGGTGCAAATATTGATGGAGCAACAATAGTTGATCCAAAAAAATTTGATAATATCAATAAATATATTGATGAGTTAGTTGAATTAAGAAAAAATAAAAACCTTTCAAGAGATGAAGCAACTGAAATTATGTTAAATGAACCAAGATTTTTTGGTTGTATGATGGTAAGACTTGGTGATGCTGATGGTTTAGTTGCGGGTTCAAATTCTCCAACAGCTGATGTATTAAAAGCTGCTATTCAAGTTATCAAAACGGCACCTGGAATAAATACTGTTTCATCTACATTCATTATGGAAACAGCTGATGGTAAATTTGGAGATAATGGATTAATTTTATTTGCAGATTGTGCTGTTATTCCAGAACCAAATGCAGAACAATTAGCTGATATTGCTTGTGCTACTGCTGCTACTGCTGCTAGTGTTGTTGGATTAGATCCAAGAGTTGCTATGTTATCTTTTTCTACAAAAGGAAGTGCTGCACACCCACTAGTAGATAAAGTACAATTTGCTTGTGATATTTTAAATGAAAGAAATGTTAATTTCTCATTTGATGGAGAGCTTCAAGCTGATGCTGCTATTGTTGAATCTATTGGTGCAAAAAAAGCTCCTGGTTCAAAAGTTGCAGGAAAAGCAAATATTTTAGTATTCCCTGATTTACAATCTGGAAATATTGGATATAAACTTGTTCAAAGATTTGCAGGAGCAGAAGCTCATGGACCAATTGTACAAGGATTAAATAAACCTGTAAACGATCTTTCAAGAGGTTGTTCGGTTGAAGATATTGCAAATTTAGTTGCAATTACTGCTACACAAATTAAATAA
- the mnmA gene encoding tRNA 2-thiouridine(34) synthase MnmA — MSKKKVMVGMSGGIDSSVTAYMLQNEGYEVEGIYLKLHNRTDGYHEKNLGYIEDVAKFLNIKYHILDLADEFSKEVYDYFVDSYLTGTTPNPCVKCNKQIKFGAMLDFAKKHGADFLATGHYAKTDGKFFYEADDKTKDQSYFLSQVDKNALQYMMFPLSTYKKEDIVKFGAKLDVAYKKITEKSESQEICFVETVYTDVVKRHANIDQEGDVLDENGKVVGKHKGFAHYTIGKRRGFTVKGAQEAHFVTKLNPKDNTIVVGKKEALEVNEVVGNNLNMFIDDTKFSCNVKLRYRSVSTPCEVQIKDEKAYITLKEPVFGVANGQLAVFYDKEKVIGSAWIESTK; from the coding sequence ATGAGCAAAAAAAAAGTAATGGTTGGAATGAGTGGTGGAATTGATTCTTCAGTTACTGCTTATATGTTACAAAATGAAGGATATGAAGTTGAAGGAATTTATCTAAAACTTCATAATCGAACAGACGGTTATCATGAAAAAAATTTAGGTTATATAGAAGATGTAGCTAAATTTTTAAATATCAAATACCATATATTAGACTTAGCTGATGAGTTTTCAAAAGAAGTTTATGACTATTTTGTTGATTCTTATCTAACTGGAACAACTCCAAATCCATGTGTAAAATGTAACAAACAGATAAAATTTGGAGCTATGCTTGATTTTGCAAAAAAACATGGAGCAGATTTTTTAGCAACTGGACATTATGCAAAAACTGATGGTAAGTTTTTTTACGAAGCTGATGATAAAACAAAAGACCAAAGCTATTTTTTATCACAAGTAGATAAAAATGCCTTACAATATATGATGTTTCCATTAAGCACTTATAAAAAAGAAGATATCGTAAAATTTGGTGCAAAGCTTGATGTAGCTTACAAAAAAATTACTGAAAAAAGTGAATCTCAAGAGATTTGTTTTGTTGAAACAGTTTATACAGATGTTGTAAAAAGACATGCAAACATTGACCAAGAAGGTGATGTTTTAGATGAAAATGGAAAAGTTGTTGGGAAACATAAAGGTTTTGCACACTATACAATAGGGAAAAGAAGAGGATTTACAGTTAAAGGTGCTCAAGAAGCACACTTCGTTACAAAACTAAATCCAAAAGATAATACTATTGTTGTTGGTAAAAAAGAAGCTTTAGAAGTAAATGAAGTTGTTGGAAACAATTTAAATATGTTTATTGATGATACTAAATTTTCATGTAATGTAAAACTAAGATATCGTTCAGTTTCAACACCTTGTGAAGTGCAAATAAAAGATGAAAAAGCTTATATCACTTTAAAAGAACCAGTTTTTGGAGTAGCAAATGGACAACTTGCTGTTTTTTATGATAAAGAAAAAGTGATTGGAAGTGCTTGGATAGAGAGTACTAAATAG